The following proteins come from a genomic window of Deinococcus sp. Leaf326:
- a CDS encoding glutaminyl-peptide cyclotransferase — protein sequence MRVPAPTLLCSALLATGALTLVPACAARPEAAPAAVQTGRTPVLTPVVVARYPHATDAFTEGLQYLGGGTYIESTGEVEGSSISGVRRVDLKTGRPQREVPTPLSGAFGEGVTVLNGAAYHLTWKDGVAFALDAVTLRETGRYRYQGEGWGITNDGRSLIMGSGSPEIVWRDPRTFAVQKRLTVTDQGQPVRNLNELEYVQGSLYANIWLTDRIARIDPATGKVTAWIDVSALTREVSSRTAGMTFDDVANGIAFVPERGTLLLTGKRWPTLFEVRLPGLKAEAATTGAGRTRTN from the coding sequence ATGCGTGTTCCCGCCCCTACCCTTTTGTGCAGCGCCCTGCTGGCGACCGGCGCGCTGACCCTCGTTCCGGCCTGCGCCGCCAGGCCCGAGGCGGCCCCGGCCGCCGTCCAGACGGGCCGCACGCCGGTGCTGACCCCCGTGGTGGTGGCCCGCTACCCCCACGCCACCGACGCCTTCACCGAGGGGCTGCAGTACCTCGGCGGCGGCACCTACATCGAGAGCACGGGCGAGGTCGAGGGCAGCAGCATCTCGGGCGTGCGCCGGGTGGACCTCAAGACCGGGCGGCCCCAGCGGGAGGTTCCCACCCCCCTGTCCGGCGCCTTCGGCGAGGGCGTGACCGTCCTGAACGGCGCGGCCTACCACCTGACCTGGAAGGACGGCGTGGCGTTCGCGCTCGACGCCGTGACCCTGCGCGAGACCGGGCGTTACCGCTACCAGGGCGAGGGCTGGGGCATCACCAACGACGGCAGGAGCCTGATCATGGGTAGTGGCAGCCCCGAGATCGTGTGGCGCGACCCGCGCACCTTCGCCGTGCAAAAGCGCCTGACCGTCACCGACCAGGGTCAGCCGGTGCGCAACCTCAACGAACTCGAATACGTGCAGGGCAGCCTGTACGCCAACATCTGGCTCACCGACCGCATCGCGCGGATCGACCCGGCGACCGGAAAGGTCACGGCCTGGATCGACGTGTCGGCCCTGACCCGCGAGGTCAGCAGCCGCACCGCGGGGATGACCTTTGACGACGTGGCGAATGGCATCGCCTTCGTGCCTGAGCGCGGCACCCTGCTCCTGACCGGCAAGCGCTGGCCCACGCTGTTCGAGGTCCGACTGCCCGGCCTGAAGGCCGAAGCCGCCACCACCGGTGCGGGCCGGACGCGCACGAACTGA
- the tmk gene encoding dTMP kinase, whose protein sequence is MSRPAADGGTGGLFLTFEGPEGAGKSTQLAALVRHLHGAGRAVTETREPGGTLLGTQVRRVVLDPELEMGPLPEFLLYSASRAQLVTEVIRPALARGEAVVCDRYADSTLAYQGYGRGLDLDFLSRVTTEATGGLVPDLTVLLDLDPALGLARAARRGQPDRLERADLAFHTRVRAGFLALAAAEPGRFVVLDATRPVAELSAGIWAAVEARLPSSRLA, encoded by the coding sequence GTGAGCCGGCCCGCTGCGGACGGGGGGACGGGCGGCCTGTTCCTGACCTTCGAGGGACCGGAAGGCGCAGGCAAGAGCACGCAGCTCGCGGCACTGGTCCGCCATCTGCACGGGGCGGGCCGCGCAGTCACCGAGACCCGCGAACCGGGCGGCACGCTGCTGGGTACGCAGGTACGCCGGGTGGTACTGGACCCCGAGCTGGAGATGGGACCGCTTCCTGAGTTCCTGCTGTACTCGGCCAGCCGTGCGCAGCTTGTGACCGAGGTGATCCGGCCCGCCCTGGCGCGCGGCGAGGCCGTAGTCTGCGACCGCTACGCCGATTCCACGCTGGCGTACCAGGGCTACGGGCGCGGCCTGGACCTGGACTTCCTGAGCCGCGTGACGACAGAAGCGACCGGCGGCCTGGTCCCCGACCTCACGGTGCTGCTCGACCTCGACCCGGCGCTGGGCCTCGCGCGCGCTGCCCGGCGGGGCCAGCCCGACCGCCTGGAACGCGCCGACCTCGCCTTCCACACGCGGGTACGCGCGGGCTTTCTGGCCCTGGCCGCCGCCGAACCGGGACGCTTCGTGGTGCTGGACGCCACGCGCCCGGTGGCCGAACTGTCGGCCGGGATCTGGGCAGCCGTGGAAGCGCGGCTGCCTTCTTCCCGACTGGCCTGA
- a CDS encoding Nif3-like dinuclear metal center hexameric protein, whose amino-acid sequence MTASGTSHTRGEVERDTLVRWLNDYLGVGHLPDPSLNGLQIQGTETVRRVAASVDTSINTLRAAADAGADLLLVHHGLFWGRPLALTGPHHERVRTAMMADLNLYAAHIPLDAHPEVGNNAMIAGALSLQNRVPFGDWQGHKIGVAGELPFEQSLQDFADRIQKLTGEICLVHGGGIPTVRRVGILSGSGAGSVPEAAAMGLDTLLTGEPEHKFFHEAFEYGVNVVYAGHYETEVFGVRALAARLEEEFGLPWQFLNFPTGL is encoded by the coding sequence ATGACTGCTTCCGGCACTTCCCATACGCGCGGCGAGGTCGAGCGCGACACACTCGTGCGCTGGCTCAACGACTACCTGGGCGTGGGCCACCTGCCCGACCCCAGCCTCAACGGCCTCCAGATTCAGGGCACTGAGACCGTCCGCCGGGTGGCCGCGAGCGTGGACACGAGCATCAATACATTGCGCGCCGCCGCCGATGCGGGCGCCGACCTGCTGCTGGTGCACCACGGCTTGTTCTGGGGCCGTCCCCTGGCCCTGACGGGACCGCACCACGAGCGCGTGCGCACGGCGATGATGGCCGACCTGAACCTCTACGCCGCCCACATTCCCCTCGACGCCCACCCCGAGGTCGGCAACAACGCCATGATTGCGGGCGCACTAAGCCTCCAGAACCGTGTGCCCTTCGGCGACTGGCAGGGCCACAAGATCGGCGTGGCGGGCGAATTGCCCTTCGAGCAGAGCCTGCAGGACTTCGCCGACCGCATCCAGAAGCTGACCGGCGAGATCTGCCTCGTGCACGGCGGGGGCATTCCGACGGTGCGCCGCGTGGGCATCCTGTCGGGCAGCGGCGCGGGCAGCGTCCCCGAGGCGGCCGCAATGGGCCTGGATACCCTGCTGACCGGTGAACCCGAACACAAGTTCTTTCACGAGGCCTTCGAGTACGGCGTGAACGTCGTGTACGCCGGGCATTACGAGACCGAGGTCTTCGGTGTGCGCGCGCTGGCCGCCCGGCTGGAAGAAGAATTTGGGCTGCCCTGGCAGTTCCTGAACTTCCCCACCGGCCTGTGA
- a CDS encoding TrmB family transcriptional regulator: MSAVIHLQALGLTEYEARAYTALLALGRAVPARVARQAGIPRPKIYETLERLEGRGLAAKMGQNPLEYAPLSAREYLARSRRSFDDRLSALDRDLSRLTPDPAPEAVYHLYGDAAMRSLAEDMILNARQSVFMAGDPELAGRLEHLTPRGVQLLRADLTGLPEIAALGQVAFLLARDGEAALIAHFIGAGQPGEPHGVHTHNPVIIHLIEGYIELAVRRAAEAESVVGD, from the coding sequence ATGAGTGCCGTGATTCACCTTCAGGCGCTGGGCCTGACCGAGTACGAGGCGCGCGCCTATACCGCCCTGCTGGCGCTGGGCCGGGCCGTGCCTGCACGGGTGGCGCGGCAGGCCGGCATTCCCCGTCCCAAGATCTATGAGACCCTTGAACGGCTGGAGGGCCGGGGGCTGGCGGCCAAGATGGGCCAGAATCCGCTGGAGTACGCGCCCCTGTCGGCGCGGGAGTATCTGGCCCGGTCGCGGCGGTCCTTCGACGACCGGCTCTCGGCGCTGGACCGTGACCTGTCGCGCCTGACCCCCGATCCAGCGCCCGAAGCGGTCTACCACCTGTACGGCGACGCGGCGATGCGCAGTCTCGCCGAGGACATGATCCTCAATGCCCGTCAGAGCGTGTTCATGGCCGGCGACCCCGAACTCGCGGGGCGGCTCGAACACCTCACGCCGCGCGGGGTCCAACTGCTGCGCGCCGATCTGACCGGCCTGCCCGAGATCGCTGCGCTGGGCCAGGTCGCCTTTCTGCTGGCCCGCGACGGCGAGGCCGCCCTCATCGCCCATTTTATCGGGGCTGGGCAACCGGGCGAGCCCCACGGAGTGCATACCCACAACCCCGTCATCATTCACCTGATCGAGGGCTATATCGAGCTCGCGGTGCGCCGCGCCGCGGAGGCCGAATCGGTGGTCGGCGACTGA
- a CDS encoding PilT/PilU family type 4a pilus ATPase, protein MSVLNGLLSALVREGASDIHLRAGGPPAGRISGEIRRFGETRLAPEHVANFAREMMPRPEMWDLFLERREADFAYGLAGVARFRVNAYFQRGSVSLIMRVIEDKPIPTFTQLGLPEETFNRLAEHERGLILVTGPTGSGKTTTLASLLDHVNATQAVNIVTLEDPIEVLHRDRKAMINQRELGIDTLSFSAGLRASMRQDPDIILIGEMRDKETVEAALSAAQTGHLVMSTLHTQDAIRTVGRIIDFFAPHERVTIRQSLSESVVGIVSQRLLPRVGGGRVMGMEVMLGTPTIRECIKDPERIDEIKQALLEGGMLGMRTFDQHLAELVTSGVIAEDTALSAATSPHELRLLLMRRQFA, encoded by the coding sequence ATGAGCGTCCTCAACGGTTTGCTGTCGGCGCTGGTCCGCGAAGGCGCCAGCGATATTCACCTGCGTGCGGGTGGGCCGCCGGCCGGCCGCATCAGCGGTGAGATCCGGCGCTTCGGCGAGACCCGGCTCGCGCCCGAACACGTCGCCAATTTCGCCCGCGAGATGATGCCGCGCCCCGAGATGTGGGACCTGTTCCTGGAGAGGCGCGAGGCCGACTTCGCCTACGGACTGGCGGGGGTGGCCCGGTTCCGGGTCAACGCCTACTTCCAGCGCGGCAGCGTGAGCCTGATCATGCGCGTGATCGAGGACAAGCCCATTCCGACCTTCACGCAACTGGGGCTGCCCGAAGAGACCTTCAACCGGCTGGCCGAACACGAACGCGGCCTGATCCTGGTGACCGGTCCTACTGGCAGCGGCAAGACCACGACTCTGGCGAGCCTGCTCGACCACGTCAACGCCACGCAGGCCGTGAACATCGTGACCCTTGAAGACCCCATCGAGGTGCTGCACCGCGACCGCAAGGCCATGATCAACCAGCGCGAACTGGGCATCGACACCCTGAGCTTCTCGGCCGGGCTGCGCGCCAGCATGCGTCAGGACCCCGACATCATCCTCATCGGCGAGATGCGTGACAAGGAAACCGTCGAGGCCGCGCTCTCGGCCGCGCAGACCGGCCACCTCGTCATGAGCACGCTGCACACCCAGGACGCCATCCGCACGGTGGGGCGCATCATCGACTTCTTCGCGCCGCACGAACGCGTGACCATCCGGCAGTCGCTCTCGGAGAGTGTCGTGGGCATTGTCAGCCAGCGCCTGCTGCCCCGGGTGGGCGGCGGCCGCGTGATGGGCATGGAAGTCATGCTGGGCACCCCGACCATCCGCGAGTGCATCAAGGACCCCGAGCGCATCGACGAGATCAAGCAGGCCCTGCTCGAAGGCGGGATGCTGGGAATGCGCACCTTCGACCAGCACCTCGCCGAACTCGTGACCAGCGGTGTGATCGCCGAGGACACGGCCCTCTCGGCCGCGACGAGTCCACACGAACTGCGGCTGCTGCTCATGCGCCGGCAGTTTGCCTGA
- a CDS encoding PTS fructose-like transporter subunit IIB: protein MAKLVAVTACPTGIAHTFMAAEALRRAATGAGHELRAETQGSVGSGDTLTRAEIEAADAVILAADVRVDESRFAGKTVIHASTQDAIRNASELISRATGAATQPTGSAQPTLQKAPPAPATAAPVTPAVTPGSSPKKVVGITSCPTGIAHTFMAAEGLEGGAKKLGYDVKIETQGSVGAGNPLTAQDIAAADVVIIAADTNVNLDRFQGKRVYQTGTKPAIKDGAAVVTTALEQATVYGVAGAAAAPGGGGDYVAQASAAKNAKNAGVPSAYKHLMTGVSHMLPFVVAGGLLIALAFAFGGINPPPGSFGAALLQIGGGTGAFGLFVPVLAGYIAYSIADRPGLAPGMIGGLLALGGGSGFLGGLIAGFLAGYVTRWLNQGIKLPRTLEGLKPTLLLPLLGTAITGLIMVYVVGKPVAAALTAASNWLQGLGQTSAGALGAVIGAMMAFDMGGPINKAAYTFSTGLLTNQVYGPIAAAMVAGMTPPLALFFATLLFKNRFTTDEREAGKAAGVLGISFITEGAIPFAARDPLRVIPSLMIGSAAAGAISMASGCLLRAPHGGIFVLFIPNAVTNLPMYIVALLVGTAISTVLLGVMKKPIVPIAEGSANVRSDAVATD from the coding sequence ATGGCTAAACTGGTCGCCGTTACCGCCTGTCCCACAGGCATTGCCCACACCTTCATGGCCGCAGAGGCGCTGCGGCGCGCGGCGACCGGGGCCGGCCACGAACTCCGCGCCGAGACCCAGGGCAGCGTCGGGTCGGGCGACACCCTGACCCGTGCCGAGATCGAGGCGGCCGACGCCGTGATCCTGGCCGCCGACGTCCGGGTCGACGAGTCGCGCTTCGCCGGCAAGACCGTCATCCACGCGAGCACCCAGGACGCCATCCGTAATGCTTCGGAGCTGATCTCACGTGCGACCGGCGCGGCCACGCAGCCCACCGGCTCCGCACAGCCCACACTCCAGAAGGCGCCCCCGGCTCCGGCCACCGCCGCGCCTGTCACCCCAGCCGTCACCCCCGGCAGCAGCCCGAAGAAGGTCGTGGGCATCACGTCGTGCCCCACGGGCATCGCGCACACCTTCATGGCAGCCGAGGGCCTGGAGGGAGGCGCGAAGAAACTGGGCTACGACGTCAAGATCGAGACGCAGGGCAGCGTGGGTGCGGGCAACCCGCTCACGGCACAGGACATCGCGGCGGCCGACGTGGTCATCATCGCGGCCGACACGAACGTCAACCTCGACCGCTTTCAGGGCAAGCGGGTGTACCAGACCGGCACCAAACCCGCCATCAAGGACGGCGCGGCGGTCGTCACCACAGCGCTGGAGCAGGCGACGGTGTACGGCGTGGCCGGCGCGGCAGCGGCCCCGGGCGGGGGCGGCGACTACGTGGCCCAGGCATCGGCGGCCAAGAACGCCAAGAACGCGGGCGTACCCAGCGCCTACAAGCACCTCATGACCGGCGTGTCGCACATGCTGCCCTTCGTGGTCGCGGGCGGCCTGCTCATCGCGCTGGCCTTCGCGTTCGGGGGCATCAACCCACCGCCCGGCTCCTTCGGGGCCGCACTGCTCCAGATCGGGGGCGGCACCGGGGCCTTCGGGCTGTTCGTGCCGGTGCTGGCCGGGTACATCGCCTACTCCATCGCCGACCGCCCCGGCCTCGCGCCGGGCATGATCGGCGGCCTGCTGGCGCTGGGCGGCGGCAGCGGCTTTCTGGGGGGCCTCATCGCGGGCTTCCTGGCCGGGTACGTCACGCGCTGGCTCAACCAGGGCATCAAGCTGCCTCGCACGCTCGAGGGCCTCAAGCCCACGCTCCTGCTGCCGCTGCTGGGCACCGCCATCACTGGCCTGATCATGGTCTACGTGGTGGGCAAGCCGGTCGCCGCCGCGCTGACCGCCGCCTCGAACTGGCTCCAGGGCCTGGGCCAGACCTCGGCGGGTGCACTGGGGGCTGTGATCGGCGCCATGATGGCGTTCGACATGGGGGGGCCGATCAACAAGGCGGCCTACACCTTCAGCACCGGCCTCCTGACCAACCAGGTCTACGGGCCCATCGCCGCCGCGATGGTCGCGGGCATGACGCCTCCCCTGGCGCTGTTCTTCGCCACCCTCCTCTTCAAGAACCGCTTCACCACCGACGAACGCGAGGCGGGCAAGGCGGCGGGCGTGCTGGGCATCTCGTTCATCACCGAAGGCGCGATTCCCTTCGCCGCCCGTGATCCCCTGCGCGTGATTCCCTCGCTGATGATCGGTTCGGCGGCGGCGGGCGCCATCAGCATGGCCTCGGGCTGCCTGCTGCGCGCCCCGCACGGCGGCATCTTCGTGCTGTTCATTCCCAATGCCGTGACCAACCTGCCGATGTACATCGTGGCCCTGCTCGTCGGCACGGCCATCAGCACCGTGCTCCTCGGCGTGATGAAAAAGCCCATCGTGCCCATCGCCGAGGGCAGCGCCAACGTGCGCAGCGACGCCGTAGCGACCGACTAA
- the pfkB gene encoding 1-phosphofructokinase — MANVVTLTLNPALDMTVRVDGLQLGEVNSGQSLQTDAGGKGVNVASFLADWGRDEPGGLNVTATGLLGADNAAPFETLLRSKGITDAFVRVPGSTRVGVKLSDHAAQETTDINLPGLSASPEHLEAVRARLRERAAQPGVFVLAGSLPPGVPGELYAELAAELRAAGAYVALDTSGAALTAVLNAATLPQLVKPNIHELEAALGRTLGTEAEVLAAAHELLSRGAEVVAVSQGEQGALIVTAAGAVRAVPPRVQVVSTVGAGDAMVAGLVASHLTGSDLPDAARRATSFSVGNITRLGAHLPPRSELDGYAAQVQVSVL; from the coding sequence ATGGCGAACGTCGTGACCCTGACCCTCAACCCAGCGCTCGACATGACCGTGCGGGTGGACGGCCTGCAGCTGGGCGAGGTCAACAGCGGCCAGAGCCTCCAGACCGACGCGGGCGGCAAGGGCGTGAACGTGGCCTCCTTCCTGGCCGACTGGGGCCGGGACGAGCCGGGCGGCCTGAACGTGACGGCCACCGGCCTGCTGGGCGCAGACAACGCGGCTCCCTTCGAGACGCTGCTGCGCAGTAAGGGGATCACGGACGCCTTTGTGCGGGTGCCCGGCTCGACCCGGGTCGGGGTCAAGCTCAGCGATCACGCGGCGCAGGAGACCACCGACATCAACCTGCCGGGCCTGAGCGCGTCGCCCGAGCACCTGGAAGCGGTGCGCGCCCGCCTGCGCGAACGGGCGGCCCAGCCCGGCGTGTTCGTGCTGGCAGGCAGCCTGCCGCCCGGCGTGCCGGGAGAGCTGTATGCCGAACTCGCGGCCGAACTGCGCGCGGCCGGGGCCTACGTGGCCCTGGACACGAGCGGCGCGGCCCTGACTGCGGTGCTGAACGCCGCCACGCTGCCGCAGCTCGTCAAGCCGAACATCCACGAGCTGGAGGCCGCGCTGGGCCGGACGCTGGGCACCGAGGCCGAGGTGCTGGCTGCTGCCCACGAACTGCTGTCGCGCGGCGCCGAGGTCGTGGCGGTGTCGCAGGGCGAGCAGGGCGCCCTGATCGTCACGGCGGCCGGAGCTGTGCGGGCCGTCCCGCCGCGCGTGCAGGTCGTCTCAACCGTCGGGGCGGGCGACGCGATGGTGGCCGGACTCGTCGCCTCACACCTCACCGGATCGGACCTGCCGGACGCTGCCCGCCGCGCCACGAGCTTCAGCGTGGGCAACATCACCCGCCTGGGCGCGCACCTGCCGCCCCGCTCGGAACTCGACGGCTACGCCGCGCAGGTGCAGGTGTCGGTTCTGTAG